The following coding sequences lie in one Mus musculus strain C57BL/6J chromosome 11, GRCm38.p6 C57BL/6J genomic window:
- the Ttc25 gene encoding tetratricopeptide repeat protein 25 isoform 2 (isoform 2 is encoded by transcript variant 2) encodes MSDGDILRSTFPSYMAEGERLYLCGEFTKAIQSFTNALHLQSGDKNCLVARSKCYLKMGDLEKSLNDAEASLRNDPTFCKGILQKAETLYTMGDFEFALVFYHRGYKLRPDREFKVGIQKAQEAINNSVGSPSSIKLENKGDLSFLSKQAESKKAQQKHLPIKQLSYSTKHEIKRKGSLKSEKTVRQLLGELYVDKEYLEKLLLDEDLIKGTIKSGLTVEDLIMTGINYLDTRSNFWRQQKPIYARERDRKLMQEKWLRDRKRSPSQTAHYILKSLEDIDMLLTSGSADGSLQKAEKVLKKVLEWNQEEVPNKDELVGNLYSCIGNAQIELGQMVAALQSHRKDLEIAKEHDLPDAKSRALDNIGRVFARVGKFQQAIDTWEEKIPLAKTTLEKTWLFHEIGRCYLELDQAWQAQSYGEKSQQYAEEEGDLEWQLNASVLVAQAQVKLRDFESAVNNFEKALERAKLVHNNEAQQAIISRTSCHRWICREHLRRSRCEGERSRRGW; translated from the exons GCTCTTCACCTTCAAAGTGGAGATAAGAACTGCCTGGTTGCCCGCTCCAAATGCTACCTGAAGATGGGAGACTTAGAGAAGTCCTTGAACGATGCTGAGGCCTCACTTCGGAACGACCCGACTTTCTGCAAG GGGATCTTACAGAAGGCTGAGACACTGTACACCATGGGAGACTTTGAGTTTGCCCTGGTGTTCTATCATCGAGGCTACAAACTGAGACCTGATCGGGAATTCAAAGTAGGAATTCAGAAGGCCCAGGAAGCCATCAACAACTCGGTGGGAA GTCCTTCTTCAATCAAGCTGGAGAACAAAGGCGACCTCTCCTTcttaagcaagcaagctgag AGTAAGAAAGCCCAACAGAAGCATCTGCCTATAAAGCAACTCTCGTACAGCACCAAGCATGAAATCAAGCGGAAGGGCTCGCTCAAGAGCGAGAAGACCGTGCGGCAGCTGCTCGGGGAGCTGTACGTGGACAAGGAGTATCTGGAGAAGCTCCTTCTGGATGAAG ATCTCATCAAAGGCACCATCAAGAGTGGCCTGACCGTGGAGGACCTCATTATGACTGGCATCAACTACCTGGACACCCGCAGCAACTTCTGGAGGCAGCAGAAGCCCATCTATGCCAGGGAGCGAGACCGGAAGCTGATGCAAGAGAAGTGGCTGAGGGACCGGAAACGCAGCCCCTCGCAGACAGCCCACTACATCCTCAAGAGCCTAGAGGACATTGACATGT TGTTGACCAGTGGCAGTGCTGATGGGAGCCTCCAAAAAGCTGAGAAAGTCCTTAAGAAGGTTCTGGAATGGAACCAAGAGGAGGTACCCAACAAGGACGAGCTGGTCGGGAACTTGTACAGCTGCATAGGCAACGCCCAGATTGAGCTGGGGCAGATGGTGGCTGCCTTGCAGAGCCACCGAAAGGACCTGGAGATCGCCAAGGAACA TGACCTTCCAGATGCAAAATCGAGAGCCCTTGACAATATTGGCAGAGTTTTTGCCAGAGTTGGGAAATTCCAGCAAGCCATTGACAC gTGGGAGGAGAAGATCCCTCTAGCCAAAACCACCCTGGAGAAGACCTGGCTCTTCCACGAGATTGGCCGCTGTTACTTGGAGCTGGACCAGGCGTGGCAGGCCCAGAGTTATGGGGAAAAGTCTCAGCAGTACGCTGAGGAGGAAGGGGACCTCGAGTGGCAGCTGAACGCCAGTGTCCTGGTGGCGCAGGCCCAAG TGAAGCTGAGAGACTTCGAGTCAGCTGTGAATAACTTTGAGAAGGCCCTGGAGAGAGCCAAGCTGGTCCACAACAACGAGGCGCAGCAGGCCATCATCAGC AGGACATCATGTCACAGATGGATTTGCAGGGAGCATCTGAGAAGGAGCCGCTGCGAGGGCGAGAGGAGCAGGAGAGGGTGGTGA
- the Ttc25 gene encoding tetratricopeptide repeat protein 25 isoform 1 (isoform 1 is encoded by transcript variant 1) yields the protein MSDGDILRSTFPSYMAEGERLYLCGEFTKAIQSFTNALHLQSGDKNCLVARSKCYLKMGDLEKSLNDAEASLRNDPTFCKGILQKAETLYTMGDFEFALVFYHRGYKLRPDREFKVGIQKAQEAINNSVGSPSSIKLENKGDLSFLSKQAESKKAQQKHLPIKQLSYSTKHEIKRKGSLKSEKTVRQLLGELYVDKEYLEKLLLDEDLIKGTIKSGLTVEDLIMTGINYLDTRSNFWRQQKPIYARERDRKLMQEKWLRDRKRSPSQTAHYILKSLEDIDMLLTSGSADGSLQKAEKVLKKVLEWNQEEVPNKDELVGNLYSCIGNAQIELGQMVAALQSHRKDLEIAKEHDLPDAKSRALDNIGRVFARVGKFQQAIDTWEEKIPLAKTTLEKTWLFHEIGRCYLELDQAWQAQSYGEKSQQYAEEEGDLEWQLNASVLVAQAQVKLRDFESAVNNFEKALERAKLVHNNEAQQAIISALDDANKGIIEELKKTNYREILREKAERQDIMSQMDLQGASEKEPLRGREEQERVVKQWERDQESEREATDDEQDRKSSGGLSKKLLGDGHSSNLGIRRESREIYRRLSDYSSHLPSEDGSQKQEKKQAEAAKGEVQKLEKTKEE from the exons GCTCTTCACCTTCAAAGTGGAGATAAGAACTGCCTGGTTGCCCGCTCCAAATGCTACCTGAAGATGGGAGACTTAGAGAAGTCCTTGAACGATGCTGAGGCCTCACTTCGGAACGACCCGACTTTCTGCAAG GGGATCTTACAGAAGGCTGAGACACTGTACACCATGGGAGACTTTGAGTTTGCCCTGGTGTTCTATCATCGAGGCTACAAACTGAGACCTGATCGGGAATTCAAAGTAGGAATTCAGAAGGCCCAGGAAGCCATCAACAACTCGGTGGGAA GTCCTTCTTCAATCAAGCTGGAGAACAAAGGCGACCTCTCCTTcttaagcaagcaagctgag AGTAAGAAAGCCCAACAGAAGCATCTGCCTATAAAGCAACTCTCGTACAGCACCAAGCATGAAATCAAGCGGAAGGGCTCGCTCAAGAGCGAGAAGACCGTGCGGCAGCTGCTCGGGGAGCTGTACGTGGACAAGGAGTATCTGGAGAAGCTCCTTCTGGATGAAG ATCTCATCAAAGGCACCATCAAGAGTGGCCTGACCGTGGAGGACCTCATTATGACTGGCATCAACTACCTGGACACCCGCAGCAACTTCTGGAGGCAGCAGAAGCCCATCTATGCCAGGGAGCGAGACCGGAAGCTGATGCAAGAGAAGTGGCTGAGGGACCGGAAACGCAGCCCCTCGCAGACAGCCCACTACATCCTCAAGAGCCTAGAGGACATTGACATGT TGTTGACCAGTGGCAGTGCTGATGGGAGCCTCCAAAAAGCTGAGAAAGTCCTTAAGAAGGTTCTGGAATGGAACCAAGAGGAGGTACCCAACAAGGACGAGCTGGTCGGGAACTTGTACAGCTGCATAGGCAACGCCCAGATTGAGCTGGGGCAGATGGTGGCTGCCTTGCAGAGCCACCGAAAGGACCTGGAGATCGCCAAGGAACA TGACCTTCCAGATGCAAAATCGAGAGCCCTTGACAATATTGGCAGAGTTTTTGCCAGAGTTGGGAAATTCCAGCAAGCCATTGACAC gTGGGAGGAGAAGATCCCTCTAGCCAAAACCACCCTGGAGAAGACCTGGCTCTTCCACGAGATTGGCCGCTGTTACTTGGAGCTGGACCAGGCGTGGCAGGCCCAGAGTTATGGGGAAAAGTCTCAGCAGTACGCTGAGGAGGAAGGGGACCTCGAGTGGCAGCTGAACGCCAGTGTCCTGGTGGCGCAGGCCCAAG TGAAGCTGAGAGACTTCGAGTCAGCTGTGAATAACTTTGAGAAGGCCCTGGAGAGAGCCAAGCTGGTCCACAACAACGAGGCGCAGCAGGCCATCATCAGC gcctTGGACGATGCCAACAAGGGCATCATCGAAGAACTTAAGAAAACGAACTACAGGGAGATACTcagggaaaaggcagagagac AGGACATCATGTCACAGATGGATTTGCAGGGAGCATCTGAGAAGGAGCCGCTGCGAGGGCGAGAGGAGCAGGAGAGGGTGGTGAAGCAGTGGGAGAGGGACCAGGAAAGTGAGAGAGAAGCCACGGATGACGAGCAAGACAGGAAAAGCTCGGGAGGACTCAGCAAAAAACTGTTGGGAGACGGTCACTCGTCAAACCTAGGGATTAGGAGAGAGTCCAGAGAAATCTACAGAAGGCTCTCGGACTACTCCAGCCACCTACCCTCAGAGGACGGCAGCCAAAAACAAGAGAAGAAACAAGCAGAAGCAGCCAAAGGGGAGGTCCAAAAGTTGGAGAAGACAAAAGAGGAATAA
- the Ttc25 gene encoding tetratricopeptide repeat protein 25 isoform X1 — MSDGDILRSTFPSYMAEGERLYLCGEFTKAIQSFTNALHLQSGDKNCLVARSKCYLKMGDLEKSLNDAEASLRNDPTFCKGILQKAETLYTMGDFEFALVFYHRGYKLRPDREFKVGIQKAQEAINNSVGSPSSIKLENKGDLSFLSKQAESKKAQQKHLPIKQLSYSTKHEIKRKGSLKSEKTVRQLLGELYVDKEYLEKLLLDEDLIKGTIKSGLTVEDLIMTGINYLDTRSNFWRQQKPIYARERDRKLMQEKWLRDRKRSPSQTAHYILKSLEDIDMLLTSGSADGSLQKAEKVLKKVLEWNQEEVPNKDELVGNLYSCIGNAQIELGQMVAALQSHRKDLEIAKEHDLPDAKSRALDNIGRVFARVGKFQQAIDTWEEKIPLAKTTLEKTWLFHEIGRCYLELDQAWQAQSYGEKSQQYAEEEGDLEWQLNASVLVAQAQVKLRDFESAVNNFEKALERAKLVHNNEAQQAIISALDDANKGIIEELKKTNYREILREKAERRESLPLPSLPHPSLPVILPHSPVTPKARLALPSEYAHSRSCQQQLNLFLDQDGDGLALPPAQLPCNFVLPSSILSSGYSWGIYHFYHLQCARGHHVTDGFAGSI, encoded by the exons GCTCTTCACCTTCAAAGTGGAGATAAGAACTGCCTGGTTGCCCGCTCCAAATGCTACCTGAAGATGGGAGACTTAGAGAAGTCCTTGAACGATGCTGAGGCCTCACTTCGGAACGACCCGACTTTCTGCAAG GGGATCTTACAGAAGGCTGAGACACTGTACACCATGGGAGACTTTGAGTTTGCCCTGGTGTTCTATCATCGAGGCTACAAACTGAGACCTGATCGGGAATTCAAAGTAGGAATTCAGAAGGCCCAGGAAGCCATCAACAACTCGGTGGGAA GTCCTTCTTCAATCAAGCTGGAGAACAAAGGCGACCTCTCCTTcttaagcaagcaagctgag AGTAAGAAAGCCCAACAGAAGCATCTGCCTATAAAGCAACTCTCGTACAGCACCAAGCATGAAATCAAGCGGAAGGGCTCGCTCAAGAGCGAGAAGACCGTGCGGCAGCTGCTCGGGGAGCTGTACGTGGACAAGGAGTATCTGGAGAAGCTCCTTCTGGATGAAG ATCTCATCAAAGGCACCATCAAGAGTGGCCTGACCGTGGAGGACCTCATTATGACTGGCATCAACTACCTGGACACCCGCAGCAACTTCTGGAGGCAGCAGAAGCCCATCTATGCCAGGGAGCGAGACCGGAAGCTGATGCAAGAGAAGTGGCTGAGGGACCGGAAACGCAGCCCCTCGCAGACAGCCCACTACATCCTCAAGAGCCTAGAGGACATTGACATGT TGTTGACCAGTGGCAGTGCTGATGGGAGCCTCCAAAAAGCTGAGAAAGTCCTTAAGAAGGTTCTGGAATGGAACCAAGAGGAGGTACCCAACAAGGACGAGCTGGTCGGGAACTTGTACAGCTGCATAGGCAACGCCCAGATTGAGCTGGGGCAGATGGTGGCTGCCTTGCAGAGCCACCGAAAGGACCTGGAGATCGCCAAGGAACA TGACCTTCCAGATGCAAAATCGAGAGCCCTTGACAATATTGGCAGAGTTTTTGCCAGAGTTGGGAAATTCCAGCAAGCCATTGACAC gTGGGAGGAGAAGATCCCTCTAGCCAAAACCACCCTGGAGAAGACCTGGCTCTTCCACGAGATTGGCCGCTGTTACTTGGAGCTGGACCAGGCGTGGCAGGCCCAGAGTTATGGGGAAAAGTCTCAGCAGTACGCTGAGGAGGAAGGGGACCTCGAGTGGCAGCTGAACGCCAGTGTCCTGGTGGCGCAGGCCCAAG TGAAGCTGAGAGACTTCGAGTCAGCTGTGAATAACTTTGAGAAGGCCCTGGAGAGAGCCAAGCTGGTCCACAACAACGAGGCGCAGCAGGCCATCATCAGC gcctTGGACGATGCCAACAAGGGCATCATCGAAGAACTTAAGAAAACGAACTACAGGGAGATACTcagggaaaaggcagagagacgtGAGTCACTACCCCTTCcgtccctcccccacccttctcTGCCAGTTATCCTGCCTCACTCACCAGTCACTCCCAAGGCCAGGTTGGCATTGCCCTCTGAGTATGCTCACTCACGCAGTTGCCAACAGCAGCTGAATCTCTTCCTGGATCAGGACGGGGATGGCCTGGCTTTGCCCCCAGCCCAGCTGCCCTGTAACTTcgttcttccttcttccattctgTCTTCAGGTTATTCGTGGGGTATTTACCATTTTTATCACTTGCAGTGTGCCAG AGGACATCATGTCACAGATGGATTTGCAGGGAGCATCTGA